A window of the Fulvia fulva chromosome 3, complete sequence genome harbors these coding sequences:
- a CDS encoding Phosphate-repressible phosphate permease pho-4: MAALPQYSYIFGLGICFAFLDAWSIGANDVANSFATSVSSRSLTMTKAMTSGGIMEFVGAVLAGSRVVGTIRNDIISIEAFEQDPSVLMMGMLCALIGSSLFLTLATKIGLPVSTTHCIIGGIIGVGFATVGANGVDWSWGGVSQVFAAWGIAPCIAGCFGAMIFTFTMSGVFKSKNPLRMGIITVPIYFALTSGICTMLIVWKGAASLDLDDWGVAPTVGTIFGVADGCALLSVIFLLPFVYVRLVKEDWQVKQWDILKGPLLLRRRAPPPMPAGHRLVSDYYAGHKTREELERDGADRESTGDEESIGKDGVAPAAALALEETSASAVAQPSVTSDQMAKAERQLNIRKWYEPQMLWKKFVWLFFFRGVMVDVVVEQSHSNEAKGLQRLLAGTSLADKHARVEHYNPKVEHLYSFLQVLTAATASFAHGANDVAIAMGPLSAIYHIWNTGTTGEDSAVPIWVLVFGGASISIGLWTYGYNLMRNLGNRITLHSHCRGFPMELGAALTVVLATRLALPVSTTQCIIGATVGVGLCAGDVKAINWRMVIWAYAGWFITLPCTAVFAGCLMGSKINSPQFGNSVQRLGISYVIAIACHWHVDT; the protein is encoded by the exons TACTCGTACATCTTCGGATTGGGCATCTGCTTCGCCTTCCTCGATGCGTGGAGCATCGGAGCTAATGATGTCGCCAACTCGTTCGCGACCTCGGTCAGTTCGAGGTCGCTGACTATGACCAAAGCGATGACCAGCGGTGGTATCATGGAATTCGTAGGAGCAGTGCTTGCTGG ATCTCGTGTCGTAGGAACCATCCGTAACGATATCATCTCCATCGAGGCTTTTGAACAGGACCCAAGCGTGCTTATGATGGGTATGCTGTGTGCCTTGATCGGTTCCTCGCTCTTCTTGACTCTGGCCACCAAGATCGGTCTCCCTGTATCCACCACTCACTGTATCATCGGTGGTATCATCGGCGTCGGCTTTGCAACTGTCGGCGCGAACGGTGTTGACTGGTCATGGGGAGGTGTCTCTCAAGTCTTCGCTGCCTGGGGTATCGCACCTTGCATTGCCGGCTGCTTCGGTGCCATGATCTTCACCTTTACAATGTCCGGCGTCTTCAAGTCGAAGAATCCACTCAGGATGGGCATAATTACGGTCCCAATATACTTTGCCCTCACCAGCGGTATCTGCACCATGCTCATTGTCTGGAAAGGCGCTGCGTCTCTTGATCTCGATGACTGGGGAGTCGCACCCACCGTCGGCACGATCTTTGGTGTCGCCGATGGATGTGCTCTTCTGTCCGTCATCTtccttctgccattcgtCTACGTTCGACTAGTCAAGGAAGACTGGCAGGTCAAGCAGTGGGACATCCTCAAAGGCCCGCTTCTCCTCCGCCGTCGAGCACCACCGCCAATGCCAGCTGGCCACCGCCTCGTGTCAGACTACTATGCCGGCCACAAGACACGTGAAGAACTCGAGCGTGATGGCGCCGACCGTGAATCTACCGGCGATGAAGAGAGTATCGGCAAGGACGGCGTGGCTCCAGCTGCTGCTCTCGCCTTGGAAGAGACCAGCGCGAGCGCTGTTGCACAACCCAGCGTCACATCCGACCAGATGGCCAAGGCCGAGAGGCAACTCAACATTCGCAAGTGGTACGAGCCACAAATGCTCTGGAAGAAGTTTGTATGGCTGTTTTTCTTCCGTGGTGTCATGGTTGACGTTGTCGTCGAGCAGTCGCACTCCAACGAGGCTAAGGGTCTGCAACGACTCCTTGCCGGAACCAGCCTGGCTGACAAGCACGCACGTGTTGAACACTATAACCCCAAGGTTGAGCATCTTTACTCTTTCCTCCAAGTCCTCACTGCCGCTACCGCGTCTTTCGCGCATGGTGCCAACGACGTTGCTATTGCCATGGGTCCGTTATCTGCTATCTACCACATCTGGAACACTGGCACCACAGGCGAAGACTCTGCGGTCCCGATCTGGGTTCTCGTCTTTGGAGGTGCTTCTATCTCCATCGGTCTCTGGACTTACGGATACAACCTGATGCGCAACTTGGGTAACCGCATCACTCTCCACTCGCATTGCAGAGGTTTCCCCATGGAGCTTGGTGCCGCGCTCACCGTTGTCCTCGCCACCCGTCTCGCTCTTCCGGTCTCGACTACGCAATGTATCATTGGTGCCACTGTTGGTGTTGGTCTTTGCGCTGGAGATGTCAAGGCTATCAACTGGCGCATGGTCATTTGGGCTTATGCTGGTTGGTTCATTACGTTGCCTTGCACTGCTGTTTTTGCTGGATGTTTGATGGGGTCCAAGATTAATTCGCCGCAGTTTGGGAACTCTGTTCAGAGATTGGGGATAAGTTATGTCATAGCGATAGCCTGTCATTGGCATGTAGACACTTGA